One Longimicrobiales bacterium genomic window, ACGCATCCGTCGCAGTGCCTATCGCCACTATCTCGGCCGCGTCCTCGCCACCTGTGCCGCGGCGGCACTCCGGCTCCCTGTCTACGACACGCAGTGCGGCGCTAAGCTGCTGCGTGTCAACGAGCGCACGTGCAGCATATTCGCTACACGCTTCGAGAGCCGCTGGCTCTTCGATGTCGAGCTGCTCGCACGCCTCCTCGCCACGCAGGACGGTGGCCGCGTCGATCCCCAGTCCCGCATCAATGAGATGCCGCTCCCCGAATGGACCGAAGTGCCGGGGTCGAAGGTCAAAATGCGTGACGGCGTGGCCGCCCTGATGGAGCTGTACCGGATCCAGCGCGCGTACCGCGAGTCCCGACAGCGCTGGCAGACCGACGTTCTCGGTACCGTGCACGACACAGCCGGTACCCGGTGACTGCGCCAGCACCACCCGCACCCGAAGCCGGGATGAATTTCGCGATGATGCGACACCGTATCCTGCTCGTCCTGATCGTGGCCGTTTTCGCCGGTGTGGCCGGGACGGCCATCCGCCATACGTCGACCACGTTCGATGAAGTGCTGCTGCCGTCGGCGGGGGCGCGCGGTTACGTAACGGGCGAATTCGATCTCGTGCTCGACCATCCGCCGTTCCTCCAATATCTGTATGGGCTGCCCGTTTACCTGGACAGTCCCAATTATCCGAGGGAGGATGTCGTCGACTGGAGCTACCCCGGACGCTACCAGTACGCGAACGCGTTCTACTTCGGATCGGGCAACGATCCCGAGCGTATTGCCTTCATCGCCAGGCTGGTCGGAGTCGCGCTCGGTGTCCTGCTGATCCTCACCACGTTCGCGTTCACACGGTCCGCGTACGGTCGCAGCGCGGGTGTCGTCGCCGCGGCGCTCGTCGCGTTCGTGCCCGACGTGCTGGCTCATTCCGGCATCTCCTATAACGACGTGCCGCTGGCTCTGATCCTGCTCGCGGCTACCTGGGCGGGCGACGCGGCTGCACGGGACCCGCGCATCGGACGCGTAGCGCTCGCCGGTGCCGCTACGGGGCTCGCACTCGGTGTGAAGTTCAGCGCGATCGTCATGGGTCCGATCGCGCTTCTGCTCATCCTGCTCGAAGGTGTTCGGCGCTGGCCGGACCCTGAATGGCCGCGACGGATCATTGCCGGCATCCCGGTGTTCGTTATCGCCGCGTACCTCGTCCTGGTGGGCATCTACCTGGGGGACTTCACGCTGAGCGAGTTCTGGTTCGGTCTGGATTTCAACATCAAACACGCCAACGACGGCCATGGCGCTCCGGCCGTCCTGCTCGGTGACTACAGCGAGCAGGGCTGGTGGTACTTCTTCCCCGTGGCGTTCTTCCTGAAGACATCCCTGGGGCTCCACGTGCTGCTGTTCCTGAGCCTGGTCGGCCTCGCACTGGAGCCGGTACGCGCCGGCTGGCGCGCGCTCGCGGCGTCTCCCGCACGCGTTCCTGTCGTGGGT contains:
- a CDS encoding glycosyltransferase family 39 protein; translated protein: MMRHRILLVLIVAVFAGVAGTAIRHTSTTFDEVLLPSAGARGYVTGEFDLVLDHPPFLQYLYGLPVYLDSPNYPREDVVDWSYPGRYQYANAFYFGSGNDPERIAFIARLVGVALGVLLILTTFAFTRSAYGRSAGVVAAALVAFVPDVLAHSGISYNDVPLALILLAATWAGDAAARDPRIGRVALAGAATGLALGVKFSAIVMGPIALLLILLEGVRRWPDPEWPRRIIAGIPVFVIAAYLVLVGIYLGDFTLSEFWFGLDFNIKHANDGHGAPAVLLGDYSEQGWWYFFPVAFFLKTSLGLHVLLFLSLVGLALEPVRAGWRALAASPARVPVVGGLVLLGFVMAADLNIGFRHALPLLPFACVLIAAGVVRLWNMRRTWLRVAIAVALAWHIISPLRFYPYFISYLSEYTGPVEYSYETLVDSSLDWGQGLIALREFMQEENIPAVLLSYFGSAPPAGYGINYVALPSFAPLAPLPLPPGDTLPRWVAISATNLAGNYLPDDPFARFRDIEPYRVVGRSIFVFYLEGE
- a CDS encoding glycosyltransferase, translated to MTPPEAIIVVPCYNEAARLRPATFRSFLETTPDVEMLLVDDGSTDATAEVLHDLAASCPQIQVHALEHNSGKAEAVRQGMLRACARRPALAGYWDADLAAPLEAIPMLMSMLRRQPALDMVMGSRVQLLGSRIRRSAYRHYLGRVLATCAAAALRLPVYDTQCGAKLLRVNERTCSIFATRFESRWLFDVELLARLLATQDGGRVDPQSRINEMPLPEWTEVPGSKVKMRDGVAALMELYRIQRAYRESRQRWQTDVLGTVHDTAGTR